Proteins found in one Plasmodium cynomolgi strain B DNA, scaffold: 0437, whole genome shotgun sequence genomic segment:
- a CDS encoding hypothetical protein (putative), with protein sequence MVNYCNAGVSIYKNNFSISFIKTKGKIAITLINDQAMSNVNFTSFRRKVTSNGEGCLAVYDDIESDIKKKIAELDIQTDESLFTKKCEEINKYLDDQKNIYGVCYEVRSKNTHSYIADDVEKLLLKSNKYSKCPRQWKSEQDKITKLETKKDEPRDGDGKHGIETTELEEQRISKPNCEDESCVPKNLECGEVSHNTSQNVGEKGITADGSSESSQSTVPSDNSGVTPQSINDQTLYRNAISVI encoded by the coding sequence tatctataaaaataatttctctatatcatttattaaaacgaaaggaaaaattgctATAACTCTAATTAATGATCAAGCAATGTCTAATGTAAATTTTACGTCTTTTAGAAGAAAAGTAACTTCTAATGGAGAAGGTTGTTTAGCTGTATATGATGATATTGAAAGTgacattaaaaagaaaattgctGAATTAGATATACAAACGGATGAAAGTTTATTTaccaaaaaatgtgaagaaataaataagtatTTAGATGATCAAAAGAATATTTATGGCGTATGTTATGAAGTTCGTTCCAAAAACACACATTCGTATATTGCGGATGatgtagaaaaattattattaaagtCTAATAAATATTCTAAATGTCCTAGGCAGTGGAAATCAGAGCAAGACAAAATCACTAAATTGGAAACTAAAAAGGACGAACCGCGCGATGGGGATGGAAAACATGGAATTGAAACAACTGAATTGGAAGAACAAAGAATATCGAAACCCAACTGTGAAGATGAATCCTGTGTaccaaaaaatttagaatGTGGAGAAGTGTCGCATAACACTTCACAAAATGTCGGAGAAAAGGGAATAACTGCAGATGGAAGTTCTGAATCATCTCAAAGCACAGTACCATCAGATAATTCAGGTGTAACACCGCAATCAATAAATGATCAAACATTATATCGCAATGCTATATCTGTTATATAA